Proteins co-encoded in one Pithys albifrons albifrons isolate INPA30051 unplaced genomic scaffold, PitAlb_v1 scaffold_42, whole genome shotgun sequence genomic window:
- the SENP1 gene encoding sentrin-specific protease 1 has product MPRPQSYQREAQPLGANGQWRSSGPGVGSGLQKPRGSRGSYLEARKNSSGTSNSYVGKSNHHCHSSAFPIKAAPSPAWSGPCRRSLLSPKKTPRRFISTAEETVREEEREIYRQLLQMVTGKQFSTSKPSSLFPFHLSRCLNSSKTTVKETPSEDSKLFEAPRAVPTPSTTTILQAQEQPLPKPSPYFAPSYPSSVFQSSNSTNQQQQEHLPASNTQSEGSDSVILLKVKDSRTPAPSPSFFQAELWIKELTSVYDSRARERLRQIEEKKALALQLQNQRLQEQEHSVPDLVDLNLRVPLEKEIPVTAVPEEKEDAKAAEGEEEFPEITEEMEKEIKNVFRGGNQDEVLSEAFRLTITRKDIQTLNNLNWLNDEIINFYMNLLMERSKEKGFPAVHAFNTFFFTKLKTAGYQAVKRWTKKVDIFSVDLLLVPIHLGVHWCLAVVDFRKKTITYYDSMGGMNSEACRVLLQYLKQESLDKKRREFDTNGWALLSKKSQEIPQQMNGSDCGMFACKYADCIAKDKPINFTQQHMPYFRKRMVWEILHRKLL; this is encoded by the exons ATGCCACGTCCTCAGAGCTACCAGAGGGAGGCCCAACCCTTGGGTGCCAACGGGCAGTGGAGGAGCTCAGGGCCTGgggtgggctctgggctgcAGAAACCCAGGGGGAGCAGAGGCTCCTACCTCGAGGCTCGCAAGAACTCCAG TGGGACATCCAACAGTTACGTGGGGAAATCCAACCACCACTGCCACTCCTCAGCCTTCCCCATCAAAGCCGCCCCCAGCCCGGCCTGGAGCGGGCCCTGTCGCCGCAGCCTCCTCAGCCCCAAGAAGACCCCCAGACGCTTcatcagcacagcagaggag ACGGTGcgagaggaggagagggagatcTACAGGCAGCTGCTTCAGATGGTCACAGGAAAGCAATTTTCCACATCCAAAccctcctccctcttccccttccACCT GTCCAGGTGTTTGAATTCCAGCAAAACCACCGTGAAGGAAACACCCAGTGAGGACTCCAAGCTGTTTGAAGCTCCCAGAGCTGTTCCAACCCCTTCAACCACCACCATCCTCCAGgcccaggagcagcccctgcccaaaCCATCCCCTTATTTTGCCCCCAGTTATCCCTCCAGTGTCTTCCAGTCCAGCAACTCCACcaaccagcagcagcaagaacaTCTACCAGCATCCAACACCCAGTCTGAAG ggTCAGACTCTGTCATTTTGCTCAAAGTGAAGGATTCCAGAACTCCAGCACCGAG CCCCTCCTTCTTCCAGGCAGAACTATGGATCAAAGAACT gacCAGCGTCTACGACTCCCGAGCTCGGGAGAGGTTGAGGCAGATTGAGGAGAAGAAAGCCTTGGCCTTGCAGCTGCAGAACCAG aggctgcaggaacaggagcactcagtgccagacCTGGTGGATTTGAACCTCCGGGTGCCCCTGGAGAAGGAAATTCCGGTCACGGCGGTCCcggaggagaaggaggatgccaaggcagctgagggagaggaggagttCCCTGAGATCACTGAG GAAATGGAGAAGGAGATCAAGAACGTTTTCCGAGGTGGGAACCAGGACGAGGTGCTGAGTGAAGCTTTTCGTTTGACAATCACTCGGAAGGACATCCAGACCCTCAATAACCTCAACTGGCTCAATGATGAG aTAATTAATTTCTACATGAATTTGCTGATGGAGAGGAGCAAAGAAAAGGGTTTTCCAGCAGTTCACGCTTTCAACACTTTCTTCTTCACCAAGTTGAAAACTGCAGGATACCAAGCAGTGAAAAGGTGGACTAAAAAAGTGGACATCTTCTCTGTGGacctgctgctggtgcccaTCCACCTGGGAGTGCACTGGTGCCTGGCT GTTGtggatttcaggaaaaaaaccatcaCCTACTATGACTCCATGGGGGGGATGAACAGTGAAGCCTGCAGGGTCCTGTT ACAATACCTGAAACAGGAAAGTCTGgacaagaaaaggagagagtTTGACACCAATGGTTGGGCTCTGCTGAGTAAGAAGAGCCAG gagatCCCTCAGCAGATGAACGGCAGCGACTGTGGGATGTTCGCCTGCAAATACGCCGATTGCATCGCCAAAGACAAGCCCATCAACTTCACCCAG CAACACATGCCCTACTTCAGGAAGAGGATGGTCTGGGAGATCCTGCACAGGAAGCTGCTCTGA